A portion of the Ferviditalea candida genome contains these proteins:
- a CDS encoding LysR family transcriptional regulator, whose product MDQMLTVFVAVAERGNFTRAAEEMHMTQPAVSQYIQTLERTLGTKLLDRSNKYVRLNKAGEIVYHHAREILGLYTRMQGLVDDLMHTASGNLNIGASYTFGEYVLPRLIAHLRKQFPRIQPSITIGNTKEIAELVAGHELDLGVVEGEFSHEKLEIGHLAEDSMVVIVSAGHPLSRQARWTVKDLSEETWIIREKGSGTREAAEKMFAEFQFYPASIMEFGSTQIIKESVEAGIGISLLSSWAIRKELSLGTLRTIQIEGLPFVRKFSVIKQAAPFQTKAMEIFMEILRDHAAQTENEGSR is encoded by the coding sequence ATGGATCAAATGCTGACGGTTTTTGTTGCGGTGGCTGAAAGAGGGAATTTTACGCGCGCGGCGGAAGAAATGCATATGACTCAACCGGCGGTAAGCCAATATATTCAAACGCTTGAACGGACTCTGGGGACGAAGCTGTTGGATCGAAGCAACAAATACGTCCGGTTGAACAAAGCGGGGGAAATTGTGTATCACCATGCGCGGGAAATCCTGGGGTTGTACACGCGGATGCAGGGCCTGGTAGACGACCTTATGCACACTGCGAGCGGGAACCTCAACATCGGGGCGAGTTATACTTTCGGAGAGTATGTATTGCCGCGTTTGATCGCTCATCTTCGAAAGCAATTTCCGAGGATTCAGCCCTCCATTACGATTGGCAACACCAAAGAAATTGCCGAGCTCGTGGCCGGGCATGAACTGGATCTTGGCGTGGTCGAAGGGGAGTTTTCACATGAGAAGCTGGAAATCGGGCATCTGGCCGAGGATTCGATGGTGGTCATCGTTTCCGCCGGTCATCCGCTTTCGCGGCAGGCACGGTGGACCGTTAAAGACTTATCGGAGGAGACTTGGATCATTCGTGAAAAAGGCTCGGGGACGCGGGAAGCCGCAGAAAAAATGTTCGCCGAATTTCAGTTTTATCCTGCAAGCATCATGGAATTCGGCAGCACGCAAATCATCAAGGAATCGGTAGAGGCGGGCATTGGCATCAGCTTGTTGTCCTCCTGGGCGATCCGCAAGGAACTGTCGTTGGGTACGCTGCGAACGATTCAAATCGAGGGGCTGCCGTTTGTACGCAAATTTTCGGTGATCAAGCAAGCCGCGCCGTTTCAAACAAAAGCCATGGAGATCTTCATGGAGATCCTGAGAGATCATGCGGCGCAAACGGAAAACGAAGGATCAAGATGA
- a CDS encoding YeiH family protein, with product MANQVIKNLHWGIKEDIPSWTGGIAFTFGIALLGYGLAILPGFDHIGQLAAAILIAVIYRQIWGYPERIRSGIQFSSKKLLRLAIVLFGLKLNIDVVLHQGFGLLVRDAGTIIFSVLATVWIAKLLKADAPLSLLLGIGTGVCGAAAIAAVSPILKAKEEDTAMGAGIIALVGTIFAIGYTLIRPYLPLSDIQYGIWSGVSLHEIAHVALAAAPAGQNALGDALLAKLGRVFLLVPLSFVLVYWMKRKGNAHAGSSRIEFPWFLIGFIFMSILGSYVFGRLVTIPGYLMNDISNGTTFLLTMAMTGLGLNVNLRELRAKAFKPLAAMLIVSILLSAISYVAL from the coding sequence ATGGCAAATCAAGTCATCAAGAATTTACATTGGGGGATCAAGGAGGACATTCCATCATGGACCGGCGGCATTGCCTTCACATTCGGAATTGCGCTCCTCGGATACGGATTGGCCATCCTCCCCGGCTTTGACCATATCGGCCAGCTTGCGGCCGCGATTCTGATCGCCGTCATCTATCGCCAGATTTGGGGATACCCGGAACGGATCCGCTCCGGCATTCAATTTTCGTCCAAAAAACTGCTGCGGCTTGCCATCGTCCTGTTCGGCTTGAAGCTCAACATCGATGTCGTGCTTCATCAGGGATTTGGATTGCTTGTCCGCGATGCGGGAACGATTATCTTCTCTGTCTTGGCAACGGTTTGGATCGCCAAGCTGCTGAAGGCGGACGCTCCCTTATCGCTTCTATTGGGGATCGGCACCGGAGTATGCGGGGCTGCCGCAATTGCCGCAGTATCGCCGATTCTGAAAGCGAAGGAAGAAGACACGGCAATGGGAGCCGGCATCATCGCGCTGGTGGGGACAATCTTCGCCATTGGCTATACACTGATAAGGCCCTACCTGCCTTTGAGCGATATCCAATATGGCATTTGGTCCGGTGTCAGTCTTCATGAGATTGCCCATGTGGCTCTGGCTGCCGCGCCGGCCGGACAAAATGCGCTGGGCGATGCGCTGTTGGCCAAATTGGGAAGAGTGTTCCTGCTCGTTCCGCTCAGCTTTGTCCTTGTGTATTGGATGAAACGGAAAGGGAACGCGCATGCGGGCAGCAGCAGAATCGAATTCCCCTGGTTTCTGATCGGCTTTATCTTCATGAGCATTTTGGGAAGCTATGTGTTCGGCAGGCTCGTAACGATTCCCGGCTATTTGATGAACGATATTTCGAACGGCACAACATTCTTATTAACCATGGCGATGACAGGACTCGGGCTGAATGTGAATCTGCGGGAGCTCCGCGCAAAAGCGTTCAAACCGCTGGCAGCCATGCTGATCGTCTCCATCCTGCTCTCGGCGATCTCATACGTCGCACTTTAA